From Erigeron canadensis isolate Cc75 chromosome 8, C_canadensis_v1, whole genome shotgun sequence, one genomic window encodes:
- the LOC122611018 gene encoding putative RING-H2 finger protein ATL21A, producing the protein MDKITFLLFFLYLLFLFKCISGTSDDCSPASCSPTGPQVRFPFRIRNQQPSHCGYPGFDISCNKQNQTILNLTSSNSSYLVNKISYSGQIIYVDPEFCLPERISNFSLTGTAFDFNSIRSYRFYNCSIQKSSYMLPGVHLPCLGNVNYSVIAVQTAMIPERETPYKDCHDIATISVPIRWYGHMKQELELMWFTPFCRSCEVEGRLCGLKRNDGQTTCYGSTTDGIRRSAKHGLIIGIGVSILICILGIVWYVANKSREYGQTVHQSSSIDILSITLSPRPQSSPGLDSSTIESYTKTVLGESRRLPKDDDTCPICLSKYKPREALRTIPECNHYFHLDCIDEWLKLNATCPMCRNSPERDIFGYNFSSLPAFPNSLHNKLYILLIKKVNRYQS; encoded by the exons ATGGATAAGATAACATTCCTACTATTCTTCTTGTACTTATTATTCTTGTTCAAATGTATTTCGGGCACTTCTGATGACTGCAGTCCGGCCTCATGCAGTCCCACGGGACCTCAGGTCCGGTTTCCATTCCGTATCCGCAATCAACAACCATCACATTGCGGATATCCCGGCTTTGATATCTCGTGTAACAAACAAAATCAGACCATCCTTAACTTAACATCCTCTAACTCATCATACCTTGTCAACAAAATTTCCTATAGTGGCCAG ATTATCTACGTTGATCCAGAGTTCTGTCTCCCAGAACGTATCAGCAATTTCAGTCTAACTGGGACGGCTTTTGATTTCAACAGCATACGGAGTTATAGGTTTTACAACTGCTCTATACAGAAGTCCAGTTACATGCTTCCGGGTGTGCATTTACCATGTCTAGGCAATGTGAATTATTCTGTTATTGCTGTACAGACTGCAATGATCCCAGAAAGAGAGACACCTTATAAGGATTGTCATGATATAGCGACAATCTCTGTGCCCATAAGGTGGTATGGCCATATGAAGCAGGAATTGGAGTTGATGTGGTTTACGCCTTTTTGTAGATCTTGTGAAGTTGAAGGTAGACTTTGTGGCTTGAAACGAAATGATGGACAAACTACCTGCTATGGTTCTACTACTGATG GTATTCGAAGGAGTGCTAAGCATGGATTGATTATAGGCATTGGGGTATCGATATTAATATGTATCCTTGGGATTGTATGGTACGTTGCTAACAAATCTAGGGAATACGGTCAAACTGTGCACCAAAGTAGTAGTATTGATATATTGTCAATCACCTTATCTCCACGCCCACAATCGTCACCGGGGTTAGATTCGTCAACGATTGAGTCTTACACGAAGACAGTGCTTGGAGAGAGTCGTAGACTGCCAAAGGATGATGACACGTGTCCAATATGTCTTTCGAAATATAAACCTAGAGAGGCATTAAGGACAATTCCTGAATGTAATCACTATTTTCATTTGGATTGTATCGATGAGTGGCTTAAGTTGAATGCAACTTGTCCAATGTGTAGGAATTCACCTGAAAGGGACATATTTGGTTACAACTTTTCTTCATTACCAGCTTTCCCAAATTCTCTTCATAATAAACTATACATATTACTCATCAAAAAGGTGAATAGGTACCAGagctaa